In one window of Caballeronia sp. TF1N1 DNA:
- a CDS encoding DUF3460 family protein, with the protein MMYQSDITQFINQLKSQKPTLEDEQRRGRALLWDKQPVDLDERERQQKARVNQTPYVYYQNF; encoded by the coding sequence ATCATGTACCAGTCGGACATCACCCAGTTCATCAATCAGTTGAAAAGCCAGAAGCCGACGCTCGAAGACGAACAGCGTCGCGGCCGCGCGCTCCTGTGGGACAAGCAGCCGGTCGACCTCGACGAACGCGAACGCCAGCAAAAGGCGCGCGTGAACCAGACGCCATACGTCTACTACCAGAACTTCTGA
- a CDS encoding ParA family protein: MTVIVVANPKGGVGKSTLATNLAGCFAANGEWVALADLDKQRSSHAWLSLRPDTLPRIEEWNLDVDAPAKPPKGLEKAVVDTPAGVHGNRLALALDIADKVIVPLQPSMFDILATQDFLSKLAKEKAVRKGAIQVGVVGMRVDARTRSAEQLHRFVESLDLPVLGFLRDTQNYVQLAAHGLTIWDVAKSRVEKDLEQWQPIIEWVSKK, translated from the coding sequence ATGACCGTGATCGTGGTGGCAAATCCGAAGGGCGGCGTCGGGAAAAGCACGCTCGCAACCAATCTGGCCGGGTGTTTCGCGGCAAACGGCGAGTGGGTCGCGCTCGCCGATCTGGACAAGCAGCGCTCCTCGCACGCGTGGCTTTCGCTGCGTCCGGACACGCTGCCAAGAATCGAAGAATGGAATCTCGACGTCGACGCGCCCGCCAAGCCGCCCAAGGGCCTGGAAAAAGCCGTCGTCGATACGCCCGCCGGAGTCCACGGCAACCGGCTCGCGCTCGCGCTGGATATTGCCGACAAGGTGATCGTGCCGCTGCAACCGTCGATGTTCGACATCCTCGCCACGCAAGACTTTCTGTCGAAACTCGCGAAGGAAAAGGCGGTGCGAAAGGGCGCGATCCAGGTCGGCGTCGTCGGCATGCGGGTGGACGCGCGTACGCGCTCGGCGGAACAGCTGCATCGTTTCGTGGAAAGTCTCGACTTGCCCGTGCTCGGCTTTTTACGCGACACGCAAAACTACGTGCAACTCGCCGCGCACGGACTCACGATCTGGGACGTCGCCAAAAGCCGCGTGGAGAAGGACCTGGAGCAGTGGCAACCCATCATCGAATGGGTCAGCAAAAAATAA
- a CDS encoding cobyric acid synthase, producing MSFTPRGTLMIQGTTSDAGKSTLVAGLCRLARRGGVKVAPFKPQNMALNSAVTVDGGEIGRAQALQAIAAGVPARIDFNPVLLKPTSDRGAQVIIHGHAHANLDARAYHEYKRTAFDAVLASYARLTAEFDAVIVEGAGSPAEINLRDRDIANMGFAERVDCPVVLVADIDRGGVFAHLVGTLACLSESERARVRGFVINRFRGDIGLLTPGLEWLETQTGKPVLGVLPYLHGLTLDAEDMLPSQARSRGAESTLKVIVPALPRISNHTDFDALRAHPQVDFEYVRPGMAPPPADLIVLPGSKSVQRDLTWLRSNGWERAIERHLRYGGKVLGICGGMQMLGRTVDDPSGVEGAAGCVDGLGLLDLATVLTPDKQLANVTGRLVIDGKEAPVRGYEIHMGRTSGAALARPAVALDDGRFDGAVSQDGQIAATYLHGLFDTPEACAALLAWAGVNDAAPLDYPALREASLDRLADSFEQALDLKAVLAAFA from the coding sequence ATGTCTTTCACGCCGCGCGGCACGCTGATGATTCAGGGCACGACTTCCGATGCCGGCAAGAGCACGCTCGTCGCGGGCCTGTGCCGGCTCGCGCGGCGCGGCGGCGTGAAGGTCGCGCCGTTCAAGCCGCAGAACATGGCGCTCAACAGCGCGGTCACCGTGGATGGCGGCGAGATCGGCCGCGCGCAGGCGCTGCAGGCAATCGCGGCGGGCGTGCCCGCGCGCATCGACTTCAATCCGGTGCTGCTCAAGCCGACGAGCGATCGAGGCGCGCAAGTGATCATCCACGGTCACGCGCATGCAAATCTGGACGCGCGGGCGTATCACGAATACAAGCGCACCGCGTTCGATGCCGTGCTCGCGTCCTACGCGCGGCTCACGGCCGAATTCGACGCGGTGATCGTCGAAGGCGCGGGCAGTCCCGCCGAAATCAATCTGCGCGATCGCGATATCGCCAACATGGGGTTCGCGGAACGAGTCGATTGCCCGGTCGTGCTGGTGGCGGACATCGATCGCGGCGGCGTGTTCGCGCATCTCGTCGGCACGCTCGCGTGTCTTTCGGAAAGTGAGCGGGCACGAGTGCGCGGCTTCGTCATCAACCGGTTTCGCGGCGATATCGGCTTGCTGACACCGGGGCTCGAATGGCTCGAAACGCAGACCGGCAAGCCGGTTCTCGGCGTCTTGCCGTATCTGCATGGCCTCACGCTCGATGCCGAGGACATGCTGCCGTCGCAGGCGCGGTCGCGCGGCGCGGAATCGACGCTGAAGGTGATCGTGCCCGCGTTGCCGCGCATCAGCAATCACACGGACTTCGATGCGCTGCGGGCGCATCCGCAAGTCGATTTCGAGTACGTTCGGCCGGGCATGGCGCCGCCGCCCGCCGACTTGATCGTGTTGCCTGGATCGAAAAGCGTGCAGCGCGATCTGACGTGGCTGCGTTCGAACGGCTGGGAGCGGGCGATCGAGCGGCATCTGCGCTACGGCGGCAAGGTGCTGGGCATCTGCGGCGGCATGCAGATGCTGGGGCGCACGGTCGACGATCCTTCGGGCGTCGAAGGCGCGGCGGGTTGTGTCGATGGCCTGGGGCTGCTCGATCTCGCCACCGTGCTCACGCCCGACAAGCAGCTCGCAAACGTGACGGGGCGGCTTGTCATCGACGGCAAGGAGGCGCCCGTGCGCGGCTACGAGATTCATATGGGACGCACGAGCGGCGCGGCGCTCGCGCGGCCGGCGGTGGCGCTCGACGACGGCCGCTTCGACGGCGCGGTGTCGCAAGACGGGCAGATCGCGGCGACGTATCTGCATGGCCTCTTCGATACACCCGAAGCCTGTGCCGCGTTGCTCGCGTGGGCCGGCGTGAACGATGCCGCGCCGCTCGACTATCCGGCGTTGCGGGAGGCGTCGCTCGACCGGCTCGCGGATTCGTTCGAGCAGGCGCTGGATCTGAAGGCGGTGCTGGCGGCGTTCGCTTAA
- the panD gene encoding aspartate 1-decarboxylase, whose amino-acid sequence MQRTMLKSKIHRATVTHCELHYEGSCAIDEDLLEAANLLENEQIDIWNVNNGERLTTYAIKGERGSGMISLNGSAARRAQLGDLVIIAAFAAVDEKEIAAGWKPDLVFVDEANRIKGNRDHVPTQNWT is encoded by the coding sequence ATGCAGCGCACCATGCTCAAATCGAAGATCCACCGCGCGACGGTCACGCATTGCGAGCTTCACTACGAAGGCTCGTGCGCAATCGACGAGGATCTGCTCGAAGCGGCGAATCTGCTGGAGAACGAGCAGATCGACATCTGGAACGTGAACAACGGCGAGCGCCTGACCACTTATGCCATCAAGGGCGAGCGCGGCAGCGGCATGATCTCGCTGAACGGCTCGGCGGCGCGGCGCGCGCAGTTGGGCGACCTCGTGATCATTGCGGCTTTCGCGGCTGTCGACGAAAAAGAGATCGCGGCGGGCTGGAAGCCGGACCTCGTCTTCGTCGATGAAGCGAACCGCATCAAGGGCAACCGCGATCACGTGCCGACGCAGAACTGGACCTGA
- a CDS encoding ScpA family protein codes for MDGVAFAHLYGEPLWKLPTDLYIPPDALEIFLEAFEGPLDLLLYLIRKQNFNVLDIPMADVTAQYLGYVDQIRESNLELASEYLLMAAMLIEIKSRMLLPVKKADTGEDAEDPRAELVRRLLEYEQMKLAAQRIDQLPQLGRDFLRADVYIEQASTQRFPDVDMNDLRSAWADVIKRAKLVQHHRISREELSVREHMSVILRRLQHARFMEFSELFDPTRGVPVVVVNFIAMLELSRESLIEITQAEPFAPIYVRLAYSPA; via the coding sequence ATCGACGGCGTCGCTTTCGCGCATCTCTACGGCGAGCCGCTCTGGAAGCTGCCAACGGATCTATACATTCCGCCGGACGCGCTCGAAATCTTTCTCGAAGCGTTCGAAGGCCCGCTCGACCTGCTGCTCTACCTCATCCGCAAGCAAAATTTCAACGTGCTCGACATTCCGATGGCGGATGTCACCGCGCAATATCTCGGCTATGTCGATCAGATTCGCGAGTCGAATCTCGAACTCGCGTCGGAATATCTGCTGATGGCGGCCATGCTCATCGAGATCAAGTCGCGCATGCTGCTGCCGGTCAAGAAGGCCGACACCGGCGAGGACGCCGAAGACCCGCGCGCCGAACTCGTGCGCCGCTTGCTGGAATACGAGCAGATGAAGCTCGCCGCGCAACGTATCGACCAGTTGCCGCAACTCGGCCGCGACTTCCTGCGCGCGGACGTCTATATCGAGCAGGCGTCGACGCAACGCTTCCCCGACGTCGACATGAACGACCTGCGCTCCGCCTGGGCCGATGTCATCAAGCGCGCGAAGCTCGTTCAGCATCACCGGATTTCGCGGGAAGAACTCTCGGTGCGCGAGCATATGAGCGTAATCCTGCGGCGCCTGCAGCATGCGCGCTTCATGGAGTTCTCCGAGCTATTCGATCCCACGCGCGGCGTACCGGTGGTCGTGGTGAACTTCATCGCCATGCTGGAGTTGTCGCGCGAATCGCTGATCGAAATCACTCAGGCCGAGCCTTTTGCGCCCATTTACGTGAGACTCGCGTACTCTCCCGCTTAA
- a CDS encoding TonB-dependent siderophore receptor, whose amino-acid sequence MSRSVTQQEVSRRTAVSKAVERLFVGLVAAAAMQASAYAQGAPSADGTSADSASAAQSTTLPAVMVKGSAAPGDLPAPYAGGQVARGGSIGVLGTANVMDQPFSTTNYTEQMIQDTQARTIGDLVVNNASVRTEQSGGGFGDVFQIRGFDVQPTDVALNGLYGMVSAARVPVNLLERVEVLQGPGSLMYGMGPGGSVGGAINIVTKRADDTPLTRLTALYQSKSQFGFAADIGRRFGDEGQWGVRFNGQIKDGQTGIAHGNQLQGDSAIGLDYRGKQLRWSFDAYNVSENTDEYRSQIGFGTATAVPAVPSAYNNLYPGSKLKLRDSAVMTRAEYDINQYVTVYGAAGEHYGTSQQNFPYAAGMTAAGEFSAYNGYYDQYTRTKTVDAGLRFHFDTFGVKHTLVTGVTSLNQEIGYFYALGSTAVASNLYSPSPLAPVDTPRGDMQRSSQTRLNSQQVIDTMSFFNDRVLLTGGFRRQTIGQDNYDPTTGAQQSSLDQQAISPLAGIVIKPLSNVSVYGNFTSGLSNGGTAPAGTANAGQAFAPYKSNQYEAGVKADWGRVLTSVSVFQISQPNAVTDPITNFYGYNGKTRVRGLELAAYGEVFRSLRLMASATFYDPKVSGTAGGTQDGNDPGGVPKFAFNLGADYDLPWVPGLSVNGRIIHTGAQYYDSSDTLRLPSWTRYDVGVRYGMRIAKKDVVFRANVENLFGSRYWMQQGTYVTNAAPRTLLISAQVDF is encoded by the coding sequence ATGTCACGATCGGTCACCCAGCAAGAAGTCAGTCGCCGCACTGCGGTATCGAAGGCGGTAGAACGTCTTTTCGTGGGACTGGTCGCCGCCGCCGCAATGCAGGCGAGCGCTTACGCGCAAGGCGCGCCCTCGGCGGACGGCACCTCGGCCGATAGCGCCAGTGCTGCTCAATCGACGACCTTGCCAGCCGTGATGGTCAAGGGATCGGCGGCGCCCGGCGATCTGCCCGCGCCCTATGCAGGCGGACAAGTGGCGCGCGGCGGCAGCATCGGTGTGCTTGGAACGGCGAACGTGATGGACCAGCCTTTCAGCACGACGAATTACACCGAGCAGATGATCCAGGACACACAGGCGCGGACCATCGGCGACCTCGTCGTCAACAACGCGTCGGTGCGCACGGAGCAAAGCGGCGGCGGTTTCGGCGACGTGTTCCAGATTCGCGGCTTCGACGTCCAGCCGACCGATGTCGCGCTCAACGGCCTCTACGGCATGGTCTCGGCGGCGCGCGTGCCGGTCAACCTGCTCGAACGCGTCGAAGTGCTGCAAGGCCCGGGATCGCTCATGTACGGCATGGGACCGGGCGGCAGCGTCGGCGGCGCGATCAACATCGTCACCAAGCGCGCCGACGATACCCCGCTCACGCGTCTCACCGCGTTGTATCAATCGAAGAGCCAGTTCGGATTTGCCGCCGATATCGGCCGCCGCTTCGGCGATGAAGGCCAGTGGGGCGTGCGCTTCAACGGCCAGATCAAGGACGGGCAGACCGGCATTGCGCACGGCAACCAATTGCAGGGCGACAGCGCGATTGGCCTCGACTATCGCGGCAAACAGTTGCGCTGGTCGTTCGACGCCTACAACGTCTCCGAGAACACCGACGAGTACCGCTCGCAGATCGGTTTCGGCACCGCGACCGCCGTGCCCGCCGTGCCTTCGGCATACAACAATCTCTATCCCGGCTCGAAGCTCAAGCTGCGCGATTCGGCCGTCATGACGCGCGCCGAGTACGACATCAACCAGTACGTGACCGTGTACGGCGCGGCGGGAGAGCATTACGGCACGTCGCAGCAGAACTTCCCGTATGCGGCGGGCATGACGGCGGCGGGCGAGTTCAGCGCCTATAACGGCTATTACGACCAGTACACGCGCACCAAGACCGTCGATGCGGGCCTGCGCTTTCACTTCGATACCTTCGGCGTCAAGCACACGCTGGTCACGGGCGTGACGAGCCTGAATCAGGAGATCGGCTACTTCTACGCGCTGGGATCGACCGCGGTGGCGTCCAATCTCTATTCGCCGTCGCCCCTCGCACCCGTCGATACCCCGCGCGGCGACATGCAGCGCAGCAGCCAGACGCGCCTGAACAGTCAGCAGGTCATCGATACGATGTCGTTCTTCAACGACCGCGTGCTGCTGACGGGCGGTTTCCGTCGTCAGACGATCGGCCAGGACAATTACGATCCGACCACGGGCGCGCAGCAAAGCTCGCTCGACCAGCAGGCGATCTCGCCGCTCGCGGGCATCGTAATCAAGCCGCTTTCGAATGTTTCCGTGTACGGCAACTTCACGTCGGGTCTTTCGAATGGCGGCACGGCGCCGGCGGGCACCGCGAACGCGGGCCAGGCGTTTGCGCCGTACAAGTCGAACCAATACGAAGCGGGCGTGAAGGCGGATTGGGGCCGCGTGCTGACATCGGTTTCGGTGTTTCAGATCTCGCAGCCCAACGCCGTCACCGATCCCATCACGAATTTCTACGGCTACAACGGCAAGACGCGCGTGCGCGGTCTCGAACTGGCTGCTTACGGCGAAGTGTTCCGCAGTCTGCGCCTGATGGCGAGCGCGACGTTCTACGATCCGAAGGTTTCAGGCACGGCGGGCGGCACGCAGGACGGCAACGATCCGGGCGGCGTGCCCAAGTTCGCCTTCAACCTCGGCGCGGATTACGACTTGCCGTGGGTGCCGGGCCTGAGCGTCAACGGGCGGATCATCCATACGGGCGCGCAGTACTACGATTCGAGCGATACCTTGCGCTTGCCGTCGTGGACGCGTTACGACGTCGGCGTGCGTTACGGAATGCGCATCGCGAAGAAGGACGTCGTGTTTCGCGCCAACGTCGAGAATCTCTTCGGCAGCCGGTACTGGATGCAGCAGGGCACCTACGTGACCAACGCCGCGCCGCGGACCTTGCTGATTTCCGCGCAAGTCGATTTCTGA
- the cobU gene encoding bifunctional adenosylcobinamide kinase/adenosylcobinamide-phosphate guanylyltransferase: protein MTTTHSPRDLIFVLGGARSGKSAHAERLANESGLPVTYIATARVGSDAEFAERVRHHRERRPAHWTLVEAPLSLADAVRDADRPGACVLIDCLTLWLANLLFTTDNADAQNASLPREATDAFDAFDRALAAVRGTVIVVSNEIGLGVVPLGSVTRLYVDELGRLNQRVAAASTRTTLMVAGLPIALKG, encoded by the coding sequence ATGACCACGACCCACTCTCCACGCGACCTCATCTTCGTTCTCGGCGGCGCTCGTTCGGGCAAAAGCGCGCACGCCGAACGCCTTGCCAACGAGAGCGGTTTGCCCGTGACATACATCGCGACTGCGCGCGTCGGCAGCGACGCCGAGTTCGCCGAGCGCGTGCGGCATCATCGCGAAAGACGGCCCGCGCACTGGACGCTCGTCGAAGCGCCGCTCAGTCTTGCCGATGCCGTGCGCGACGCGGACAGGCCGGGCGCGTGCGTGCTCATCGACTGCCTGACGCTCTGGCTCGCCAATCTGCTCTTCACAACCGATAACGCCGACGCGCAGAACGCGTCACTGCCGCGCGAGGCCACCGATGCCTTCGATGCCTTCGACCGCGCGCTCGCCGCCGTGCGCGGCACGGTCATCGTGGTATCGAACGAAATCGGCTTGGGCGTGGTGCCGCTCGGTTCCGTCACGCGCCTTTATGTCGATGAGCTCGGCCGATTGAATCAACGCGTCGCCGCCGCGAGCACGCGCACGACGCTGATGGTCGCGGGTCTGCCGATCGCGCTGAAAGGCTGA
- the panC gene encoding pantoate--beta-alanine ligase encodes MKVISSIHELRDQLRGQNRTAFVPTMGNLHEGHLSLMRLARQHGDPVVASIFVNRLQFGPNEDFDKYPRTLLDDIEKLQSENVYVLFAPTEVDMYPEPQQYRVHPPHNLGDILEGEFRPGFFTGVCTVVMKLMSCVQPRVAVFGKKDYQQLMIVRQMCHQFALPTEIIAAETVREENGLALSSRNRFLSAAEHAEAPQLALQLNRVREAVLSGEKDLAALERTAMNALAERGWKPDYISVRKRVDLLAPGEADASAPLVVLAAAKLGNTRLIDNLEI; translated from the coding sequence ATGAAAGTCATCAGCTCAATTCACGAACTGCGCGATCAGTTGCGCGGTCAGAACCGCACCGCCTTCGTCCCGACGATGGGCAACCTCCACGAAGGCCATCTTTCGCTCATGCGGCTTGCGCGCCAGCATGGCGATCCGGTGGTCGCGAGCATCTTCGTGAACCGGCTGCAATTCGGGCCGAACGAAGACTTCGACAAATATCCGCGCACGCTGCTGGACGACATCGAAAAGCTGCAGTCGGAGAACGTCTACGTGCTGTTCGCGCCGACCGAAGTGGATATGTATCCGGAGCCGCAGCAGTATCGCGTGCATCCGCCGCATAACCTCGGCGACATTCTCGAAGGCGAATTCCGCCCCGGCTTCTTCACCGGCGTGTGCACGGTCGTGATGAAGCTGATGTCGTGCGTGCAGCCGCGCGTCGCGGTGTTCGGCAAGAAGGATTATCAGCAACTGATGATCGTGCGGCAGATGTGCCACCAGTTCGCGCTGCCCACGGAGATCATCGCCGCCGAAACGGTGCGCGAGGAAAACGGTCTCGCGCTGTCATCGCGCAATCGCTTTCTGTCGGCCGCCGAGCACGCCGAAGCGCCGCAACTCGCGCTGCAGTTGAATCGCGTGCGCGAAGCCGTGCTCTCGGGCGAGAAAGATCTGGCCGCGCTCGAACGCACGGCCATGAACGCGCTCGCCGAACGCGGCTGGAAACCCGACTACATCAGCGTGCGCAAGCGCGTCGACCTGCTCGCGCCGGGCGAAGCGGATGCGAGCGCGCCGCTCGTCGTGCTGGCGGCGGCGAAGCTCGGCAACACCCGTCTCATCGACAATCTGGAAATCTGA
- a CDS encoding PaaI family thioesterase: protein MPLRSDVTLDFLRNRQKGRLPELLGVQLISLEEGALTGELVIRPELLAPNGFLHAATVVGLADTCCGYACIAHLPENAQNFTTLELKSNHVSTAREGKIIARATAVHAGRSTQVWDASVTNGEGKLIAMFRCTQMILY from the coding sequence ATGCCCCTTCGTTCCGATGTGACGCTCGACTTTCTTCGCAACCGTCAGAAGGGCCGTCTGCCCGAGTTGCTCGGCGTGCAACTGATTTCACTCGAAGAAGGCGCGTTGACGGGCGAACTCGTCATCCGGCCTGAGTTACTCGCGCCCAATGGCTTTCTGCATGCGGCAACGGTCGTCGGCCTGGCGGATACCTGTTGCGGATACGCGTGCATCGCTCATTTACCGGAGAACGCGCAGAATTTCACGACGCTCGAATTGAAGAGCAATCACGTGTCGACGGCGCGTGAAGGGAAGATCATCGCGCGGGCGACGGCCGTGCATGCCGGACGAAGCACGCAGGTGTGGGATGCAAGCGTCACCAATGGCGAAGGAAAGCTGATCGCCATGTTCCGGTGTACGCAGATGATTCTTTATTGA
- the cbiB gene encoding adenosylcobinamide-phosphate synthase CbiB, with amino-acid sequence MLLLSFYSMSLLAVLGVIVDRMFGEPRMRHPLVAFGRYATKLEARMNTGHRARPAGMLAWLAAVVPPVLVAWALVSVLPPAYAAAVHVILLWFALGAKSLRQHIAPIARALSLGDLESARKLASRIVSRDTSQADENALSRAAVESALENGNDAIFGALFWFVIAGGPGALAFRLANTLDAMWGYRTPRYLRFGWAAARIDDVLNFIPARLTAASYALAGDTRMAWHCWRTQARAWDSPNAGPVMASGAGSLNVLIGGAAVYHGVLEARPTLGAGHEATPRHVVAALRLVERSILLWLAILLVFALMSASGHG; translated from the coding sequence ATGCTCCTGCTTTCCTTCTACTCGATGTCCTTGCTCGCGGTGCTCGGCGTGATCGTCGATCGCATGTTCGGCGAGCCGCGCATGCGGCATCCGCTCGTCGCCTTCGGGCGATACGCGACGAAGCTCGAAGCGCGCATGAACACGGGGCATCGGGCGCGGCCGGCGGGCATGCTTGCGTGGCTTGCGGCCGTCGTGCCGCCGGTGTTGGTCGCATGGGCGCTCGTGAGCGTGCTGCCGCCCGCGTATGCCGCGGCCGTGCATGTGATCTTGCTGTGGTTCGCGCTCGGCGCCAAGAGCTTGCGTCAGCACATTGCGCCGATTGCCCGCGCCCTCTCGCTCGGCGACCTCGAAAGCGCGCGCAAGCTCGCCTCGCGGATCGTGTCGCGCGATACCTCGCAAGCCGACGAGAACGCCCTTTCGCGCGCGGCCGTCGAATCCGCGCTCGAAAATGGCAACGATGCGATCTTCGGGGCGCTCTTCTGGTTCGTGATCGCGGGCGGGCCGGGCGCGCTCGCGTTTCGTCTCGCCAATACGCTCGACGCGATGTGGGGTTATCGCACGCCGCGTTACCTGCGCTTCGGCTGGGCGGCGGCGCGCATCGACGATGTGCTCAACTTCATTCCCGCGCGCCTCACGGCGGCGAGCTACGCGCTCGCGGGCGACACGCGCATGGCCTGGCATTGCTGGCGCACGCAGGCGCGTGCGTGGGACAGTCCGAACGCAGGGCCGGTGATGGCTTCGGGCGCGGGCAGCCTCAATGTGCTGATTGGCGGCGCGGCGGTTTATCACGGCGTGCTCGAAGCGCGTCCGACGCTCGGCGCGGGGCATGAGGCCACGCCGAGGCACGTGGTCGCGGCGTTGCGGCTCGTCGAGCGTTCGATCTTGCTGTGGCTTGCCATCCTGCTCGTCTTTGCCTTGATGAGCGCGTCCGGACATGGGTGA
- the cobD gene encoding threonine-phosphate decarboxylase CobD produces the protein MSDPLRPIRHGGNLREAARRYGIALDDWLDLSTGINPLGYPVPPIPPDAWRRLPEDADGLAELAATHYGAPLALPVAGSQAAIRALPWLLKKGTVAIAPLTYGEYAPAFVRAGHSVVPLDVNADTLPNAVDHVIVANPNNPTAERLPRHVLLHWHARLASRGGTLIVDEAFADVDPAESLADRSADAGLVVLRSVGKFFGLAGIRAGFVLAAPDVIAMLADALGSWTVSGPARHAVRAAFEDRAWQRETRERLQRDGARLAALIARHGFDARATPLFTSFQTLDASGLQHALATRGIWTRLFDPAGMTPRLRIGLPGSEGEWARLERAMAEVCA, from the coding sequence ATGTCTGATCCACTGCGTCCCATCCGTCACGGCGGCAATCTGCGCGAAGCCGCGCGTCGATACGGCATCGCGCTCGACGACTGGCTCGATCTTTCGACGGGCATCAACCCTTTAGGCTATCCGGTCCCGCCCATTCCGCCCGATGCCTGGCGCCGTTTGCCCGAAGACGCCGATGGTCTCGCCGAACTCGCCGCGACTCATTACGGCGCGCCGCTCGCGCTGCCCGTCGCGGGTTCGCAGGCCGCCATTCGTGCCTTGCCGTGGCTCTTGAAGAAGGGCACGGTGGCCATCGCACCGTTGACGTATGGCGAGTACGCGCCGGCGTTCGTGCGCGCGGGCCATTCGGTCGTGCCGCTCGACGTGAATGCCGACACGTTGCCGAATGCCGTCGATCACGTGATCGTCGCCAATCCGAACAACCCGACCGCCGAGCGTCTCCCGCGCCACGTCTTGCTGCATTGGCATGCGAGGCTGGCATCGCGCGGCGGTACGTTGATCGTCGATGAAGCATTCGCCGATGTCGATCCGGCCGAGTCTCTTGCCGATCGCAGCGCGGATGCGGGGCTTGTCGTCCTGCGCTCGGTCGGCAAGTTCTTCGGGCTCGCGGGAATTCGCGCGGGCTTCGTGCTTGCCGCACCCGATGTGATCGCCATGCTCGCCGATGCGCTGGGTTCATGGACCGTCAGCGGCCCCGCGCGTCACGCGGTGCGGGCGGCTTTCGAGGATCGCGCGTGGCAACGGGAAACCCGCGAACGCTTGCAGCGCGATGGCGCACGGCTCGCGGCGCTTATCGCGCGTCATGGGTTCGACGCGCGTGCGACGCCGCTTTTTACGTCGTTCCAGACATTGGATGCGAGCGGCTTGCAGCATGCGCTTGCCACGCGCGGTATCTGGACGCGGCTCTTCGATCCGGCTGGGATGACGCCGCGTTTGCGCATCGGCTTGCCGGGCAGCGAAGGAGAATGGGCGCGGCTTGAACGAGCGATGGCGGAGGTTTGCGCGTGA